CAGAGTCTCATTCGCAGAGATCGCGATGATTGCCGCACAGTGCGCCGAGCAATCGGGAGAATCGCGCTTTGCCGACCACCTGCTGATTGACGAGGGCCAAGATCTCAGCGCCGCGCATTGGAAGCTCATGCGGGCTCTCGTTCCAGAGGGGCAGAACGATCTCTTCATCGCTGAAGACACGCACCAGCGCATCTATGGGCAGCATGTTGTTTTGTCGCGGTATGGAATCAACATCGTGGGGCGCTCGCGACGCCTGACGCTGAACTATCGCACGACCGAGCAGAACCTTCGGTACGCGTTGTCGATTCTCGAAGGCGGCGAGTATGTGGATGCCGAGAATGGTGAAGAGACGATTGGAGGGTATCGTTCCTCTCGTTTGGGGCCTGAGCCACGACTCGTGAAGGCTTCAAGCACGCCGGAACTTCTGTCCTCTACCGCTGAGTGTGTGCAGAACTGGCTAGACGAGGGTGTCAAACCTGAGACGATCGCTGTCCTTGCTCATCGCAATGACGATCTTGTGGCCATCTCAGAAGGCCTCGCGCAGCGAGGGATACCGGCTACCGTGTTGAAGTCAGCCTCGCTCACTGGCGAGAGACCCGTCGTGCTCACAATGCACACTGCAAAGGGGATGGAGTTCTCGCGTGTCATCCTTTATGACATTTCCGAGGGTACCTACCCGCCATCGTGGGCGACATCGGATGTGGCCCCGGAAGACGTCGCTGACGTCGAACTGCGCTTCCGCTCGCTTCTCTATGTCGCGGCCAGTCGTGCCCGCGATGAGCTTGTCGTTTCATTTGTTCGCCACTTGTCGAAGATTATTGCTGGCGCATTGCGCTTGCCTTGAACATGAGCCAGCTGGACCGAGCCCAGACAGCCGTCTGGCCCGCATGTAACGCTCGACGTCACACTTTGAAGGGGAATCAATGAGGATTACGGAAGCCACCGTTAGGAACTACAGATCGATTGGTCGACAGACGCATTTCGCGCTCTCCGATCTAACCACGCTCATTGGGCCAAACAACGAAGGTAAGAGTAACCTCCTTCGGGCTCTCGCACTTGGGCTTAGAGTCATTGATGCATGGGGCAGATTGCCTGATCGCATCACGGGTAATGGTGAGCTTTCGGGCTCACAGGTCAGATTGGTCTATGACTCATTCCGGCCGCACCGTCGGCCTGATCGCCATCGGGACGTGAGCTACGAATGGTCTTCGGACTATCCGTTGTCAAAGCAAGCAGCTAAGAGTCCCCAGCCAACGCTAGTGCGCATTACGTTCAGCCTCAACGACGAAGAGATAGCAGCATTTCGCGATGAAACGAGTCTCGCTAATAATGGAACACTTCCAATCGAGCTCAAGTTCAATCGCGCGAGGACATCCCTGCAAGTTGTGAAGCCAGGTCGAGGTGCTGCAGGGTACACAAGCAAAGCGCCAGCCATCGCGAAGTTTGTGAGTGAACGTATCGATTACGTCATTGTCCCCGCAGTTCGAACGATGGATCAGGCCATGGAATTGCTGAACAACTTGGCTGCACTCCGACTCAACGAACTGGCGCGCACTGATGAGTATCTAAAAGCCTTACGCCAAGTTGATGAATTGCGATCAAGTGCAGTCGAAAGTGTTCAAGCGGACCTCAAGGAAACGATTTCAACCTACCTCGCGAACGTGGAGAGTGTTGAACTGTCTCGACGCGACGTTCGCGCAGCGGAAACGATAAACCGAGTGACTATTGACGACGGGTCGCCAACGTCGCTCGCACAGAAAGGTGATGGAGTGAAGAGCCTATTCGCACTTGCACTAATCCAGCACCTAGCTCACCAGCGAGTAGACCAGGATAAGTCCAACTTAGTTCTGTTGGTTGATGAACCGGAGGCGCACTTGCACTCGCGTGCTGTGCACGACCTTTTGGCGTTATTCACGAAGATCGCGCGTGAGCAACAAGTCGTGCTCGCAACCCATAATCCGATCTTCGTAAACCGCGAAACCATCGCTGCCAACGTTCTTGTGCGAAGTAACGCAGCCTCTGCCGCCCATTCAGTGCATAGCATTAGGGAAGTTCTCGGTGTGGAACTGCAGGACAACCTCGATTCGGCTGAGATAGTCGTGCTCACGGAAGGATGGACTGATGCAAAGATCCTTCCTGCTGTGCTCGCACACATGAGCTCGCGAGCTGAGAGAGACATCGCAACCGGGCGGGTGATTTTCAAAGCAACTACAGGGGCGGGGAAGCTCGCTCGTCATATTCAACGCGAGCGTTCCACCGCTTGTCGCATACTTGCAGTTCTTGACGGGGACAAGGCGGGGCAAGATCAAGCGGTGAGGTTGCATGACGACGGAGTTCTTGATCGGAAGAATATCTTCGTGCTTCGGGATTCTATGCGTACGGCCTCTGAGATCGAGGATCTTCTTGACCCGCAGGTCTATCTTGAAACACTTGAGGTGAAGTTTGGCCGCCGATTCAAAGAGAATCACTTCAAGAACCCGCGCCGAAAATGGTCGCAGAATTTCCTTGCCGCAGCATCATCTCTCGGGCTTTCGGGAGCGGAAGCGGAACTGCTGAAAGAAGCGAAACTGGCAGTATGCGAGTCGGCCGTTACTGCCGCCGAGCAGCCAATGAGATTGACTTCTTTGCCTGGCGTAGAGGCACTGAGCGAAGCCATCTGGAAACAATAACCACATTCTTGCCAAGAACGAAGGCCTACGTTGGTAGATATTAACTTCTAATCAGCGGACAATGCGAGCAGGTCCGCTTCAGCGGTGTTCCTGTGAATCCAAGACTTCAAGCTTGACTGCAGGACTCGGTGCGCGGGTTGATCGTGAGACCGGGTGGTAGCGCATACAAGGTGGCGGCCAGAAGGAAGCGTCCTTATCCTCTACCACTCGGACCCGTATCAGACTGTGTGGTCTCCCATTTCGGGTGCTCGCGCATAGAGCCTGACTTGACCGCTTTGATGCATTTCTTTGGTATCCAGGATGAAGTTTCGCATGATCACGCGGTTCTCCTGCGAGCATGTGGTTACTAATCCTTGGCCAATGCGCCATTCTGAGTGCGAGTAGGCATTTACAGAACCTGCAAAAATGCCCCCTCTTCCGCCGTTTCACGTCCCAGAATCGCGTCGCAGCCGCGCTTGTCAGCGTTTGAGCACGTGAAGAATCGCATCTCATCCAGATTTCACGAGCGTCGAGGGCAGCAACGAGCTGAGAACGAAGGCAAGACTGTCGAACGTCACGCAGACACGCCGATAGTCAACGAACTCAACGCTCATTCAACGGCTTTCGGACCAATAGCGGCGCAAGTCCGGGGGTACTAATTCGGTCATCAACTCGGGGGACCTGTATCAGACTGTGTGGTCTCCCATTCCGGGTGCTCGCGCATAGAGTGCGCGGGCTCCGGTTCGCGTTGTCCTGCTCCGGCGGGTTGGGTAATGACGAGGATTCGTTGGGATCTCGGTTGGTTGACTTTCGCTCGGGACTTCTGCATACTCACATGTACATAGTTGTCCACGTACAAATTGGTTCGGATCGATGAAGATTGCAGTGATCGGAAGTTACGGCGCGGGCCTCACCATGCGGGTGCCCCGAGCGCCGGAAGCCGGGGAGACGCTGACCGGCGACGGCTTCGAGGCGGGGCCCGGAGGCAAGGGCTCCAACCAGGCGATCGGCGCCGCGCGGCTGGGCGCGACAGTGTCGTTGCTGACCGCGATCGGCGACGACGCGTTCGGGCGTTCGGCCCGCTCGCTGTGGAGCGATGAG
This DNA window, taken from Paramicrobacterium agarici, encodes the following:
- a CDS encoding ATP-dependent nuclease, translated to MRITFSLNDEEIAAFRDETSLANNGTLPIELKFNRARTSLQVVKPGRGAAGYTSKAPAIAKFVSERIDYVIVPAVRTMDQAMELLNNLAALRLNELARTDEYLKALRQVDELRSSAVESVQADLKETISTYLANVESVELSRRDVRAAETINRVTIDDGSPTSLAQKGDGVKSLFALALIQHLAHQRVDQDKSNLVLLVDEPEAHLHSRAVHDLLALFTKIAREQQVVLATHNPIFVNRETIAANVLVRSNAASAAHSVHSIREVLGVELQDNLDSAEIVVLTEGWTDAKILPAVLAHMSSRAERDIATGRVIFKATTGAGKLARHIQRERSTACRILAVLDGDKAGQDQAVRLHDDGVLDRKNIFVLRDSMRTASEIEDLLDPQVYLETLEVKFGRRFKENHFKNPRRKWSQNFLAAASSLGLSGAEAELLKEAKLAVCESAVTAAEQPMRLTSLPGVEALSEAIWKQ